A window of Spiroplasma syrphidicola EA-1 contains these coding sequences:
- the dnaK gene encoding molecular chaperone DnaK, whose protein sequence is MSKIIGIDLGTTNSCVAVMEGKEFKVLENPEGQRTTPSVVSFKNGEIIVGDAAKRQAVTNPNTISSIKRKMGTNEKVDINGKSYSPEQISAEILRYLKTFAEKKIGQPVTKAVITVPAYFNDAQRQATKDAGKIAGLDVERIINEPTAAALAYGIDKTDKEQKVLVYDLGGGTFDVSILDLADGTFEVLSTSGDNHLGGDDFDEVIINWMVEEFKKENGIDLTTDKMAMQRLKEEAEKAKKNLSAQLQVEIAAPFITARDGNPLHMNLTLTRAKFDEMTKGLVERTIEPVRKALADAKLKPSDIDQVLLVGGSTRIPAVQEVIKKELNKEPNRTINPDEVVAMGAAIQGGVLAGDVKDVLLLDVTPLSLGIETLGGVSTVLIPRNTTIPTSKAQVFSTAVDNQPAVDIHVLQGERKLAADNKTLGRFQLSGIEPAPKGMPQIEVKFSIDANGIVSVAAKDLKTNQEQSVTITSGQGLSEEEIQKMVREAEENKEKDESKLKNIELRNKAETYLATIDQALVGNRDKMAPEQIEQTETMVKEIKELLEKEDYAGLEAKMQVLEEAMAQAAQFMNQAPGSDEEKIAEDETKED, encoded by the coding sequence ATGTCAAAAATTATTGGAATTGATTTAGGAACTACAAACTCTTGTGTTGCTGTCATGGAAGGAAAGGAATTTAAGGTTTTAGAAAATCCAGAAGGGCAACGTACAACTCCCTCGGTAGTTTCATTTAAAAACGGGGAAATTATTGTTGGGGATGCTGCTAAACGTCAAGCAGTAACTAATCCAAATACAATTAGTTCAATTAAAAGAAAAATGGGAACAAATGAAAAAGTAGATATTAATGGTAAAAGTTATTCACCTGAACAAATTTCAGCTGAAATTTTACGTTACTTAAAAACTTTTGCTGAAAAGAAAATTGGTCAACCAGTTACCAAAGCAGTTATTACTGTTCCAGCGTACTTTAATGATGCTCAACGTCAAGCAACAAAAGATGCTGGGAAAATTGCTGGGCTAGATGTTGAAAGAATTATTAACGAACCAACAGCTGCTGCTTTAGCATATGGAATTGATAAAACAGATAAAGAACAAAAAGTTTTAGTTTACGACTTAGGGGGAGGAACATTTGACGTTTCAATTCTTGATTTAGCTGATGGAACATTTGAAGTATTATCAACTTCAGGAGATAACCATTTAGGAGGAGATGACTTTGATGAAGTTATCATCAATTGAATGGTTGAAGAATTTAAAAAAGAAAATGGCATTGATTTAACAACTGATAAAATGGCAATGCAACGTTTAAAAGAAGAAGCAGAAAAAGCGAAAAAGAATTTATCAGCACAATTACAAGTTGAAATTGCTGCACCATTTATTACTGCTCGTGATGGAAATCCATTACATATGAATTTAACTTTAACACGTGCTAAATTTGATGAAATGACAAAAGGTTTAGTAGAACGAACAATTGAACCAGTGCGTAAAGCGTTAGCTGATGCAAAATTAAAACCAAGTGATATTGATCAAGTGTTATTAGTTGGAGGAAGTACAAGAATTCCTGCTGTTCAAGAAGTAATTAAAAAAGAATTAAATAAAGAACCAAACCGTACAATTAACCCAGATGAAGTTGTTGCGATGGGAGCTGCAATCCAAGGTGGGGTTTTAGCTGGTGATGTTAAAGATGTTTTATTACTTGATGTTACCCCATTATCATTAGGAATTGAAACTTTAGGGGGAGTCTCAACAGTGTTAATTCCTCGTAATACAACAATCCCAACTTCAAAAGCACAAGTATTCTCAACTGCTGTTGATAATCAACCTGCTGTTGATATCCATGTCTTACAAGGAGAACGTAAATTAGCGGCTGATAATAAAACATTAGGTCGTTTCCAATTATCAGGAATTGAACCAGCCCCAAAAGGAATGCCACAAATTGAAGTTAAATTCTCAATTGATGCAAACGGAATTGTATCAGTTGCGGCAAAAGATTTAAAAACAAACCAAGAACAATCAGTAACTATTACTAGTGGTCAAGGATTAAGTGAAGAAGAAATTCAAAAAATGGTTCGGGAAGCTGAAGAAAACAAAGAAAAAGATGAATCAAAATTAAAAAATATTGAATTACGTAATAAAGCAGAAACATATTTGGCAACAATTGATCAAGCATTAGTAGGGAACCGTGATAAAATGGCTCCAGAACAAATTGAACAAACTGAAACAATGGTCAAAGAAATTAAAGAATTATTAGAAAAAGAAGATTATGCTGGTCTAGAAGCAAAAATGCAAGTGCTAGAAGAAGCAATGGCCCAAGCAGCGCAATTTATGAATCAAGCTCCAGGTAGTGATGAAGAAAAAATTGCTGAAGATGAAACAAAAGAAGACTAA
- a CDS encoding nucleotide exchange factor GrpE: protein MSKENINDTSPSKLKEKIEHLRSELVKNQDLTSKDIRHELDPAEEGLTNITEGKDNLEVVISELEQEIDLLLKDNNRLREEKLLVLADGENLKKRIHEELGEVKKFRAFGFAEKLLPVLDNFERALEVQNVSGEVKNFLTGFEMIYKLIKLTFSEEGIIEIPVKTGDEFDSQLHAAIETIESQEVKSGAIIRVLQKGYYLHDRVLRHAAVEVAK from the coding sequence GTGAGTAAAGAAAATATAAATGATACTTCACCATCAAAGTTAAAAGAAAAAATTGAGCACTTACGTAGTGAACTTGTTAAAAATCAAGATTTAACAAGTAAAGATATTCGTCATGAATTAGATCCAGCTGAAGAAGGCTTAACAAATATTACAGAAGGTAAAGATAATTTGGAAGTTGTTATCTCTGAATTGGAACAAGAAATTGACTTATTATTAAAAGATAACAATCGCTTACGTGAAGAAAAGTTGCTAGTTTTAGCGGATGGGGAAAATTTAAAAAAACGAATTCATGAAGAACTTGGGGAAGTTAAAAAATTCCGTGCCTTTGGTTTCGCCGAAAAATTATTACCAGTGCTAGATAATTTTGAAAGAGCTTTAGAAGTACAAAATGTCAGCGGGGAAGTTAAAAACTTTTTAACCGGATTTGAAATGATCTATAAATTAATTAAATTAACATTTAGTGAAGAGGGAATTATTGAAATTCCAGTCAAAACAGGCGATGAATTTGATTCACAATTGCATGCAGCAATTGAAACAATTGAAAGCCAAGAAGTAAAATCAGGAGCGATTATCCGTGTCTTACAAAAAGGTTATTACTTACATGATCGTGTCTTACGTCATGCTGCGGTAGAAGTCGCAAAATAA